The following proteins come from a genomic window of Vallitaleaceae bacterium 9-2:
- the malQ gene encoding 4-alpha-glucanotransferase, producing the protein MMETLKNPRQSGVLLHPTSFPGPFGIGDLGTSAYRFIDFLYASGQELWQILPLGPTGYGDSPYQAFSSYAGQPLLISIEKLMEEGLLAPSDIDYRDWDPHAIDFGAVIDYKHNLFKKAYDQFIANENTELFYAYKGFIHREKDWLSSYALFMAVKDAHDGQVWTSWDPEIAFPDKKAIKKWKSELEYTYNYYRFLQFIFFRQWFELKNYAEQKNVSIIGDIPIFVAFDSADVWANKELFYLDEKGFPTIVAGVPPDYFSATGQLWGNPLYHWKMHKKEHYAWWIKRIEYNLKFVDYLRIDHFRGFESYWAVPYGSPNAIHGEWQDGPGKDLFYAMEKALGKDLPIIAEDLGLITPAVRELRDAFNFPGMKILQFAFEDLGNNEFLPFNYTFNSIAYTGTHDNDTTLGWYQQASEASQDKVRRFMNTDANDICWDFIRTCFLSPSNQAVVPLQDILCLGSHARMNRPGIPAGNWQWRYTQDMLSDFVIHRLSQLSALSGRGQHNAILAESELD; encoded by the coding sequence ATGATGGAAACTTTAAAAAACCCACGTCAAAGTGGTGTTTTACTTCACCCCACCTCATTTCCCGGACCTTTTGGTATCGGCGACCTAGGTACATCAGCTTACCGATTTATCGACTTTTTATACGCTAGCGGACAAGAATTATGGCAAATTCTCCCCTTAGGCCCAACAGGTTATGGGGATTCTCCCTATCAAGCTTTTTCCTCTTATGCAGGTCAACCTTTGCTCATTAGCATAGAAAAACTTATGGAAGAAGGTCTGTTAGCTCCTTCTGATATTGACTATAGAGATTGGGACCCTCACGCTATCGACTTTGGTGCGGTCATTGACTATAAACACAATCTATTTAAAAAAGCTTATGATCAGTTTATCGCAAATGAAAATACCGAACTTTTTTATGCATATAAAGGGTTTATCCACAGGGAAAAGGACTGGCTTTCTTCTTATGCACTATTTATGGCCGTTAAAGATGCACATGATGGACAAGTGTGGACAAGTTGGGATCCAGAAATTGCATTTCCGGATAAGAAGGCAATCAAAAAATGGAAAAGCGAATTAGAATATACATATAACTATTATCGTTTTTTACAATTCATTTTCTTTCGTCAGTGGTTTGAACTCAAAAACTATGCCGAACAAAAAAACGTCTCTATCATCGGTGACATCCCAATCTTTGTTGCTTTTGATAGTGCTGATGTTTGGGCAAACAAAGAGTTGTTTTATCTAGATGAGAAGGGCTTTCCAACCATCGTTGCAGGTGTGCCTCCAGATTACTTTAGTGCTACAGGACAACTTTGGGGAAATCCTCTATATCACTGGAAAATGCATAAAAAGGAACATTATGCTTGGTGGATTAAGCGTATTGAATATAATTTGAAGTTTGTTGATTATTTGCGCATCGACCATTTTAGAGGCTTTGAATCTTATTGGGCTGTTCCCTACGGTTCCCCAAATGCTATTCATGGGGAGTGGCAAGACGGTCCCGGAAAAGATCTGTTTTATGCCATGGAAAAAGCACTTGGCAAAGACTTGCCAATTATTGCTGAAGACTTAGGGCTTATTACACCTGCCGTTCGCGAGCTTCGAGACGCTTTTAATTTTCCAGGTATGAAAATTTTGCAGTTTGCTTTTGAAGACCTTGGCAACAATGAATTTCTTCCTTTTAACTATACCTTTAATTCTATTGCTTATACCGGAACACATGATAATGATACGACCCTCGGATGGTATCAACAAGCATCTGAAGCATCTCAGGATAAAGTTCGACGCTTTATGAATACTGATGCCAATGATATTTGCTGGGATTTTATTCGTACATGCTTTTTATCCCCTTCCAATCAAGCTGTTGTTCCACTGCAAGACATCTTATGCTTAGGTAGCCACGCGCGTATGAACCGTCCGGGTATACCTGCCGGCAATTGGCAATGGCGCTATACCCAAGATATGCTCTCTGACTTTGTCATCCATCGATTAAGCCAATTATCAGCGCTTAGCGGACGTGGACAGCATAACGCCATCTTAGCAGAATCTGAACTTGATTAA
- the ileS gene encoding isoleucine--tRNA ligase yields the protein MYEKVSTKLNFVEREKKILDFWNENKIFEKSIELRSDGPTYTFYDGPPTANGKPHIGHVLTRVIKDLIPRYQTMKGNKVLRKAGWDTHGLPVELEVERSEGIDGKDQILDYGLEPFINKCKESVWKYKGMWEDFSGTVGFWADMEDPYVTYHNEYIESVWWALKTIWDKGLLYKGHKIVPYCPRCGTSLSTHEVAQGYKDVKEQSVIGKFKLVDQENQYFLAWTTTPWTLPSNVALAVNPVERYVKVQVDQEQFILAEALLDQVLGADADYSILETYTGKDLEHIHYEPLFDFETPNEKAYFVTCADYVTLSDGTGIVHIAPAFGEDDANVGRAYGLPFVQLVNDKGEFTDQVEPWKGMFVKSADPLIIDYLDKHNKLFKALEYEHSYPHCWRCDTPLIYYAKDTWFIEMTKVKDQLIANNKKINWLPKNIGEKRFGDWIENVLDWGLSRDRFWGTPLNIWECSCGHRHAIGSIEELKSMSDDCPEDIELHRPFIDNVHIKCDQCGGSMTRVEPVIDCWFDSGAMPFAQWHYPFENKEKFEDNFPADFISEAVDQTRGWFYSLLAISTLLFDEPAYKNVIVLGHVQDENGQKMSKSKGNAVDPFDALDKYGADAIRWYFYNNSAPWLPNRFSDEAVIEGQRKFMGTLWNTYAFYVLYADIDQFDPTKYTLDKENLNLMDQWCLSKLNSLIQTVDSNLSEYRITESTRAIAEFVDELSNWYVRRSRERFWQKDMNQDKINAYMTLYTTLVTLAKVTAPFIPFMAEDIYQNLVVNFDAQAPESIHFCDFPVAEIAMIKPKVEEQMELLLKIVVSGRSCRNGANIKNRQPLPTMFVKAEGDLDEQFAAIIRDELNVKEVQLVDDVSAFTTYEFKPQLRTVGPKYGKQLNQIREALANIDGNHAMEELKNQGHLSFDFDGVEVSLTEEDLLIESAKKEGYASDVDGNVTVVLDTNLTESLIEEGFVREIISKIQTMRKEAGFEVVDHIEFGLAGNEKIQELVQKNQAIIQEETLTDTIHNSLIEGYTKNWNINGETVDFVVAKR from the coding sequence GTGTACGAAAAAGTATCGACAAAACTGAATTTCGTTGAACGCGAAAAGAAAATTCTGGATTTTTGGAATGAAAATAAGATTTTTGAAAAGAGCATTGAACTAAGAAGTGACGGTCCGACATATACATTTTATGATGGCCCACCAACAGCAAATGGTAAGCCGCATATTGGTCACGTACTTACTCGTGTCATCAAAGACTTAATTCCTCGTTACCAGACGATGAAAGGGAATAAGGTGTTACGTAAAGCGGGATGGGATACCCACGGACTACCGGTAGAACTTGAAGTGGAACGTTCAGAAGGTATTGATGGAAAAGATCAGATCCTTGACTATGGTTTAGAACCTTTTATCAATAAATGTAAGGAAAGCGTTTGGAAATATAAAGGTATGTGGGAAGACTTTAGTGGAACTGTTGGTTTTTGGGCAGACATGGAAGATCCTTATGTAACCTATCACAATGAATATATTGAATCCGTATGGTGGGCATTAAAAACGATTTGGGACAAGGGTCTTTTATACAAAGGTCATAAAATCGTTCCTTATTGCCCTCGTTGTGGTACATCCCTTTCGACTCATGAAGTCGCTCAAGGGTACAAAGATGTTAAAGAACAATCTGTTATCGGAAAGTTTAAGCTTGTCGACCAAGAAAATCAGTATTTCTTAGCATGGACGACAACACCTTGGACGTTACCAAGTAACGTGGCATTAGCGGTCAATCCTGTGGAACGTTATGTAAAGGTACAGGTTGATCAGGAACAGTTTATACTGGCAGAAGCATTATTGGATCAAGTACTTGGAGCCGATGCAGACTATAGCATCCTTGAAACATATACAGGAAAAGATTTAGAACATATCCATTATGAACCTTTGTTTGATTTTGAGACGCCAAATGAAAAAGCGTATTTTGTGACATGTGCAGATTATGTAACGCTATCAGATGGTACAGGAATCGTACATATTGCACCGGCATTTGGTGAAGATGATGCGAATGTAGGTCGTGCATATGGATTGCCGTTTGTTCAACTCGTTAATGACAAAGGGGAATTTACAGATCAAGTTGAGCCTTGGAAGGGTATGTTTGTAAAGAGTGCAGACCCATTGATTATTGATTACTTAGATAAGCACAATAAATTATTTAAAGCGTTGGAGTACGAACATAGCTATCCACACTGTTGGCGCTGTGATACTCCGCTTATTTACTATGCAAAAGATACTTGGTTTATTGAGATGACAAAAGTCAAAGATCAATTAATCGCTAACAATAAAAAAATTAATTGGTTACCCAAAAACATTGGTGAAAAGCGCTTTGGCGATTGGATTGAAAATGTTCTGGATTGGGGGCTAAGTCGTGACCGTTTCTGGGGAACACCTTTAAATATCTGGGAATGCTCATGTGGACATCGCCATGCCATTGGAAGTATTGAAGAGCTAAAATCAATGAGTGATGATTGCCCTGAAGATATTGAACTACATCGCCCCTTTATTGACAATGTGCATATAAAATGTGATCAATGTGGCGGTTCGATGACGCGAGTTGAACCTGTAATTGACTGCTGGTTTGATTCAGGTGCAATGCCTTTTGCGCAATGGCACTATCCTTTTGAAAATAAAGAGAAGTTTGAAGATAATTTCCCGGCAGACTTTATTAGTGAAGCGGTTGACCAAACACGAGGTTGGTTCTATTCATTGCTAGCAATATCAACGCTTCTATTTGATGAACCGGCATATAAAAATGTTATTGTCCTAGGTCATGTTCAAGATGAAAATGGTCAAAAGATGTCCAAGTCAAAAGGAAATGCAGTCGATCCATTTGATGCCTTAGATAAATATGGTGCAGATGCCATTCGATGGTATTTTTATAACAATTCAGCGCCTTGGTTACCGAATCGTTTTTCCGATGAAGCGGTCATTGAAGGGCAGCGTAAATTTATGGGAACATTATGGAATACATATGCGTTTTATGTACTTTATGCGGATATTGACCAATTTGACCCGACAAAATATACATTGGACAAAGAAAATCTGAATTTAATGGACCAATGGTGTTTATCCAAATTAAATTCATTAATTCAAACGGTGGATTCTAACCTATCAGAATATCGAATTACAGAATCAACGCGAGCGATTGCAGAATTCGTTGATGAACTAAGTAACTGGTATGTTCGACGAAGTCGTGAACGTTTCTGGCAAAAAGATATGAATCAAGATAAAATTAATGCGTATATGACGCTATACACGACATTGGTAACATTGGCAAAGGTAACGGCGCCATTTATTCCTTTTATGGCAGAAGATATTTATCAAAACCTTGTGGTTAATTTTGATGCGCAAGCACCAGAAAGCATTCATTTTTGTGACTTCCCAGTTGCAGAGATAGCTATGATTAAACCTAAAGTTGAAGAACAAATGGAACTGTTGTTAAAAATTGTTGTCTCAGGACGTTCTTGCCGTAATGGTGCAAATATTAAGAACCGTCAACCCCTTCCAACCATGTTTGTTAAGGCAGAAGGTGACTTGGATGAACAATTTGCAGCGATTATTCGCGATGAGCTTAATGTTAAAGAAGTCCAATTGGTTGATGATGTGAGTGCATTTACAACCTATGAGTTTAAACCACAACTTCGTACGGTAGGTCCAAAGTATGGAAAACAGTTAAACCAAATTCGTGAAGCTTTAGCTAACATTGATGGCAACCATGCAATGGAAGAATTAAAAAATCAAGGGCACTTATCTTTTGATTTTGATGGAGTTGAAGTGAGCTTAACAGAAGAAGACTTGCTTATTGAATCAGCTAAAAAAGAAGGTTATGCATCCGATGTGGATGGCAATGTAACCGTTGTATTAGACACCAACTTGACAGAAAGCTTGATTGAAGAAGGCTTCGTTAGAGAAATCATCAGCAAAATTCAAACAATGCGAAAAGAAGCAGGTTTTGAAGTCGTTGACCATATTGAATTTGGTCTGGCGGGTAATGAAAAAATTCAAGAACTTGTTCAGAAGAATCAAGCAATTATTCAAGAAGAGACATTAACAGATACCATTCATAATAGCTTAATAGAAGGATATACAAAAAATTGGAACATTAATGGGGAAACCGTTGACTTTGTAGTAGCTAAACGCTAA
- a CDS encoding nicotinate phosphoribosyltransferase, producing the protein MPNLNLTLLTDFYELTMMQGYFNHKDRDKVVVFDLFYRSNPSGNSFSIAAGLEQVIDYINNLDFTDEDIAYLEAQHVFSQDFLEYLKNFEFTGDIYAVAEGTVVFPQEPILKVVAPICQAQLIETALLNIINHQSLIATKAARVKWAAEDQAVLEFGLRRAQGPDAGIYGARAAMIGGCDATSNVLAGKMFDVPVKGTHAHSWVMSFDTELEAFRAYANLFPDSCLLLVDTYDTLRSGVPNAITIFKELYAKGLSPKIGIRLDSGDLSYLSKKARKMLDDAGFPEAIISASSDLDEFLIRDLRLQGARIDLWGVGTNLITSSDCPAFGGVYKLAAINQDGQYEPKIKLSNNPVKVTNPGNKKILRVYNKESGKIIADLITLVDETYDEADNLLLFSPDAPWKKTLLTGGTYTLREILQPIYINGKQVYHSPKTMEIKMYCNQELSTLWDESRRLVNPQPVYVDLSEKLYALKQKMMMESN; encoded by the coding sequence ATGCCTAACTTAAACTTAACTTTACTCACAGATTTTTACGAACTGACCATGATGCAAGGATATTTTAATCATAAAGATCGCGACAAAGTCGTTGTGTTTGATTTGTTTTATCGCTCCAATCCAAGCGGCAACAGTTTTTCAATTGCAGCCGGTCTAGAACAGGTCATTGATTACATCAATAATTTAGATTTTACTGATGAAGACATTGCATACTTAGAAGCACAGCATGTTTTTTCTCAAGACTTTTTAGAATATTTGAAAAATTTTGAATTTACCGGAGATATCTATGCCGTTGCTGAAGGGACCGTTGTCTTTCCCCAAGAACCTATCTTAAAGGTCGTTGCTCCTATTTGTCAGGCACAACTTATTGAAACGGCTTTACTAAATATTATTAACCACCAAAGTCTCATTGCAACCAAGGCCGCTCGCGTTAAATGGGCCGCTGAAGACCAAGCCGTACTTGAGTTTGGCTTACGTCGTGCCCAAGGTCCTGATGCAGGTATCTACGGCGCTCGTGCTGCTATGATTGGTGGCTGTGATGCAACCTCTAATGTTCTTGCCGGAAAAATGTTTGACGTTCCTGTTAAGGGAACCCATGCCCATAGTTGGGTTATGAGCTTTGATACTGAATTAGAAGCTTTTCGTGCCTATGCCAATCTGTTCCCTGATTCATGTCTGTTACTTGTTGACACCTATGATACATTGCGCTCCGGTGTTCCAAATGCCATTACCATTTTCAAGGAGTTATATGCCAAAGGATTGTCCCCTAAAATAGGCATTCGTCTTGATAGCGGTGACCTTTCCTATTTATCAAAAAAGGCTCGAAAGATGTTGGATGATGCCGGATTCCCTGAAGCCATTATTAGTGCTTCATCGGATTTGGATGAATTTTTAATTCGTGACCTTCGTCTTCAAGGTGCACGTATTGACTTATGGGGTGTTGGAACCAACTTAATTACCTCCAGCGACTGCCCTGCTTTTGGCGGCGTCTATAAGCTTGCAGCAATTAACCAAGATGGTCAATACGAACCTAAGATTAAGCTTTCCAATAATCCGGTAAAAGTAACCAATCCGGGCAACAAAAAAATTCTACGCGTCTATAATAAAGAGTCCGGAAAAATTATCGCCGATCTTATTACTTTAGTTGACGAAACCTATGATGAAGCCGACAATCTGTTACTTTTTAGTCCAGATGCTCCTTGGAAAAAAACGCTTTTGACTGGAGGCACTTACACATTACGGGAAATACTTCAACCTATCTATATTAATGGAAAGCAAGTATACCATTCTCCAAAAACAATGGAAATAAAAATGTATTGCAATCAAGAATTAAGTACACTATGGGATGAATCCAGACGACTTGTAAATCCACAGCCTGTCTATGTAGACCTTTCAGAAAAACTGTATGCATTAAAACAAAAAATGATGATGGAAAGCAATTAA